The following are from one region of the Alphaproteobacteria bacterium CG11_big_fil_rev_8_21_14_0_20_39_49 genome:
- the panB gene encoding 3-methyl-2-oxobutanoate hydroxymethyltransferase: protein MITKRTSVVDIKKRKKGEPIVCLTAYSAPFAKILDEHADLLLVGDSVGMVLYGMESTLPVTVDMMINHGLAVMRGSKKACVIVDMPFGSYQASVSQAFENAAKIISLTGCQGVKLEGGTEMTDTINFLVQRGIPVMGHVGLMPQRVNAYGGYSCRGKTKEGREKIMQDAIAVQNAGAFSVVIEGVIEQLAADVAKELEIPVIGIGGSAQCDGQILVSEDMSGLFQDFKPKFVKRFGNVAEELEKAAKAYSKEVKSGKFPAKENCF, encoded by the coding sequence ATGATAACAAAAAGAACTTCCGTAGTTGATATTAAAAAGCGTAAGAAAGGTGAGCCTATCGTTTGCCTTACCGCCTATTCAGCCCCTTTTGCCAAAATTCTTGATGAACACGCAGACCTGTTGCTGGTGGGGGATTCGGTCGGAATGGTGCTGTACGGCATGGAATCAACACTGCCTGTTACTGTCGATATGATGATAAATCACGGGCTTGCCGTAATGCGTGGTTCTAAAAAAGCATGTGTTATAGTCGATATGCCTTTTGGAAGTTATCAGGCATCAGTATCGCAGGCATTTGAAAACGCAGCTAAAATCATTAGTCTGACAGGGTGTCAGGGAGTGAAGCTTGAAGGTGGCACTGAAATGACCGATACCATCAACTTCCTTGTACAAAGGGGCATACCTGTGATGGGGCATGTGGGGCTTATGCCGCAGAGGGTCAACGCATATGGAGGCTATAGTTGCAGGGGTAAAACCAAAGAGGGCAGAGAAAAAATAATGCAGGACGCTATAGCCGTTCAAAATGCAGGTGCTTTTTCCGTTGTGATAGAAGGTGTTATAGAGCAGCTTGCCGCCGATGTGGCTAAAGAACTTGAAATACCTGTTATAGGGATTGGCGGTTCTGCCCAGTGTGACGGACAGATACTGGTTAGCGAAGATATGTCCGGTCTGTTTCAGGATTTTAAACCTAAATTTGTAAAACGCTTCGGAAATGTTGCCGAGGAACTTGAAAAAGCCGCAAAAGCATATAGTAAAGAGGTCAAATCAGGCAAGTTTCCGGCTAAAGAAAACTGTTTTTAG
- a CDS encoding C4-dicarboxylate ABC transporter, with protein MTILLVIMLITLFCALLSGFPVAFVLSGVSLIFACIGSTLGLFDMAYLSALPNRIYGIMRNDLLISIPLFVFMGVMLERAKIAEELLEGMSLAFGKMSSGLGVSVVLVGAILAASTGIVGATVVTMGLISLPTMLKAGYCSRISSGTICAAGTLGQIIPPSIVLILLGDQISSANQTAQMKMGNLSPDPVSIADLFVGALIPGLILVMLYIAWLIIYSKLFPDKTPAQKTKKDIRFTDLAKSLLPPLLLILIVLGSILTGVATATESAAVGAVGAIILSFFKKEFNLKNLNEVMRSTAKVSSMVFTILIGAAIFTLVFRGFGGDDVVHSILGDLPGGLFTAMLLTMVVMFLLGFFLDFIEIIFVVVPIVAPILLMIGADPIWLAIMIAVNLQTSFLTPPFGFALFYLRGVAPASVLSSDIYKGITPFVVIQIVVLCLLAGFPSLSTKLPEVVYGKVKAAQHQLEVETYDDEGSVDF; from the coding sequence ATGACCATTCTTCTTGTCATAATGCTGATAACCCTTTTTTGTGCTTTGCTTTCAGGCTTCCCCGTAGCGTTTGTGTTATCGGGAGTTTCGCTTATTTTTGCCTGTATAGGCTCAACGCTTGGTTTATTCGATATGGCATATCTATCGGCACTACCTAACCGCATATACGGCATAATGAGAAATGACCTTTTGATATCAATACCGCTATTCGTGTTTATGGGAGTAATGCTTGAACGGGCGAAAATAGCCGAAGAGCTTTTGGAAGGAATGTCGCTGGCGTTTGGTAAAATGAGTTCCGGTCTTGGGGTATCGGTTGTTCTGGTGGGGGCGATACTTGCTGCCTCAACAGGAATAGTCGGAGCTACCGTTGTGACCATGGGGCTTATATCATTACCTACGATGCTGAAAGCCGGTTACTGCTCTCGCATATCGTCAGGCACTATATGTGCCGCCGGTACTTTGGGGCAGATAATTCCGCCATCTATAGTCCTGATATTGCTTGGCGACCAGATATCAAGTGCCAACCAGACGGCACAAATGAAAATGGGTAATTTATCACCTGATCCGGTTTCAATTGCCGATCTGTTCGTAGGGGCGTTGATACCGGGACTAATCCTTGTCATGTTATATATAGCTTGGCTTATTATATATAGTAAGTTATTTCCTGATAAAACACCTGCACAAAAAACCAAAAAGGATATAAGATTCACAGACTTGGCAAAATCTTTATTGCCTCCTTTGCTGCTGATATTAATAGTTCTCGGCTCTATTTTGACAGGGGTTGCCACGGCAACCGAATCTGCCGCAGTAGGTGCTGTAGGTGCTATCATATTATCATTCTTTAAAAAAGAATTTAACCTGAAAAACCTTAATGAGGTGATGCGTTCAACTGCTAAAGTTTCCTCAATGGTTTTTACCATATTAATAGGTGCGGCTATATTTACTCTGGTATTCAGGGGATTTGGCGGTGATGATGTTGTACATTCAATATTGGGCGACCTGCCGGGTGGTTTGTTCACCGCAATGTTGCTTACTATGGTTGTAATGTTCCTTTTGGGGTTCTTCCTTGATTTTATCGAGATAATATTTGTGGTAGTGCCGATAGTAGCACCTATATTATTGATGATAGGAGCCGACCCTATATGGCTGGCTATAATGATAGCCGTAAACCTGCAAACATCTTTCCTTACGCCTCCCTTTGGCTTTGCGTTGTTTTATTTAAGGGGAGTAGCACCCGCATCGGTATTAAGCTCGGACATATATAAAGGTATCACTCCATTTGTTGTAATACAGATTGTAGTTCTATGCCTTTTGGCAGGTTTTCCTTCATTATCGACCAAGCTTCCTGAAGTTGTTTACGGCAAGGTAAAAGCCGCACAGCATCAGTTGGAAGTTGAAACTTACGATGATGAAGGCAGTGTGGATTTTTAG
- a CDS encoding ATP phosphoribosyltransferase regulatory subunit — translation MNKALLPTGLHDLLFPKAGAQINIVAKISKHVEGYGYQKVSPPAIEYEDSLFAGAGRFLKKNTFRFMDPQSDKMMGVRSDMTVQIARIAATRLVNTPKPLRLSYAGDVFRVKGDGLHAERQFTQTGIELIGVDNAYADAEVVIVALGALKAAGVKRLCIDFNLPDLAGIVLKELGFKKEDRKPLFSAIKRKDETAINNLAGDGAELILKLINYNIMSEDISNIAVPDSAKVLFYRLIEVINIVKDKLPDVQISIDPLGAGRFSYHSGIGFSIFAKGAKAELGRGGRYKIDEDSGGIGATLYVNELFRLLPRPVPKEKVLIPFDTGAAKIESLQKEGYVIVHSLEHGEDMKKTAQYLGCSCYLDGKQLKTV, via the coding sequence ATGAATAAAGCATTATTGCCTACAGGGCTGCATGATTTGTTATTCCCGAAAGCCGGAGCGCAAATAAATATAGTCGCAAAAATATCAAAGCATGTTGAAGGATACGGTTATCAGAAAGTATCTCCTCCGGCTATTGAATATGAAGATAGCCTTTTCGCAGGTGCCGGACGTTTTTTAAAGAAAAACACGTTCCGCTTTATGGATCCGCAATCAGATAAGATGATGGGTGTGCGTTCCGATATGACCGTTCAGATAGCCAGAATAGCCGCAACAAGGCTGGTTAATACACCAAAGCCGCTAAGGCTTTCATATGCAGGTGACGTATTCAGAGTAAAAGGTGACGGTCTGCACGCAGAACGCCAGTTCACACAGACAGGCATAGAATTGATAGGCGTTGATAACGCCTATGCTGATGCGGAGGTTGTGATAGTGGCTCTGGGAGCGCTGAAAGCCGCCGGTGTTAAGAGGTTGTGCATAGATTTTAATTTACCCGATTTGGCGGGGATAGTCCTTAAAGAACTGGGTTTTAAAAAAGAAGATCGCAAGCCGCTTTTTTCGGCAATAAAAAGAAAAGATGAAACGGCTATTAATAATCTGGCAGGGGACGGAGCCGAGTTGATACTTAAACTCATAAATTATAATATTATGAGTGAGGATATCTCTAATATAGCCGTTCCTGATTCGGCAAAGGTATTATTTTACCGCCTTATAGAAGTTATAAATATAGTTAAGGACAAGCTGCCTGATGTTCAGATATCCATAGACCCTCTTGGAGCCGGAAGGTTTAGTTACCACTCCGGAATAGGGTTTTCTATTTTTGCTAAAGGAGCCAAGGCAGAACTTGGGCGTGGCGGAAGGTATAAGATAGATGAAGATAGTGGCGGTATCGGTGCGACTTTATATGTGAACGAGTTGTTCAGGCTGTTGCCTCGTCCCGTCCCCAAAGAGAAGGTTCTGATACCTTTTGATACGGGGGCAGCAAAAATTGAGAGCCTGCAAAAAGAAGGTTATGTTATAGTCCATTCACTTGAACACGGTGAGGATATGAAAAAAACAGCCCAATATCTGGGTTGTTCCTGTTACTTGGACGGCAAGCAACTGAAAACGGTCTAG
- a CDS encoding glutamine synthetase, producing MSNPALAEYIWLDGTVPVRQIRSKAKVVSLSDNPKIEDFPEWSFDGSSTSQATGDNSDCMLRPINFVKDPIRGEGNYIVMCEVFNADDSVHESNSRAQLRAVLDAGAAGKEPWIGFEQEYTLFQRNIPLGWPEHGYPAPQGPYYCGVGTEQIFGREIAEEHAAVCLAAGIIFYGINAEVMPGQWEFQIGYRGVDNEDNGVLNICDHMWIARWLLHRIAEEYDVHVSFENKPIKGDWNGAGMHTNFSTNETRDKNKGKASIDDAVARLSKKHDKHIPLYGHNLHERLTGRHETSSIHEFSAGTADRGRSIRVPLGVVQKGYGYFEDRRPGANSDPYLVAARITATVCDTDENIFTFNNWPRQKAA from the coding sequence ATGAGTAACCCAGCACTTGCAGAGTATATCTGGTTGGACGGTACTGTACCTGTTCGTCAGATTCGTTCAAAAGCAAAGGTGGTTAGCCTTTCTGATAACCCTAAAATAGAAGATTTTCCTGAGTGGAGCTTTGACGGCTCTTCAACCTCACAGGCAACAGGAGATAATTCCGACTGCATGTTAAGACCTATTAATTTTGTTAAAGACCCTATCCGTGGTGAAGGTAACTACATAGTAATGTGTGAAGTCTTCAATGCTGACGATTCTGTTCACGAATCAAATTCCAGAGCCCAGTTGAGGGCTGTTCTTGATGCAGGTGCAGCAGGTAAAGAGCCGTGGATCGGCTTTGAACAAGAATATACTTTATTCCAAAGAAACATTCCTCTAGGCTGGCCTGAACATGGCTATCCGGCTCCACAGGGTCCTTATTACTGCGGTGTAGGAACAGAGCAGATATTCGGAAGAGAAATTGCTGAAGAACATGCTGCGGTGTGTCTTGCTGCCGGTATCATATTCTATGGTATCAATGCTGAAGTTATGCCCGGACAGTGGGAATTCCAAATCGGTTACAGAGGTGTCGATAATGAGGATAACGGCGTATTAAATATTTGCGACCACATGTGGATAGCACGCTGGTTACTTCACCGTATTGCAGAAGAATATGATGTTCATGTTTCTTTCGAGAACAAGCCTATAAAAGGCGACTGGAACGGTGCGGGAATGCATACTAACTTCTCTACCAACGAAACCCGTGACAAAAACAAGGGTAAGGCTTCTATTGACGATGCCGTTGCTCGCCTTTCTAAAAAGCACGATAAACATATCCCTCTATATGGTCATAATCTACACGAAAGACTTACGGGTCGCCATGAAACTTCAAGCATACATGAGTTCAGTGCCGGCACTGCCGATCGTGGTCGCTCTATCCGTGTTCCGCTTGGTGTGGTTCAAAAAGGATACGGCTACTTCGAGGACAGACGTCCGGGTGCAAACTCCGACCCTTATCTTGTAGCGGCACGTATTACTGCTACGGTATGCGATACTGATGAAAATATTTTTACTTTCAATAACTGGCCGAGACAAAAAGCCGCCTGA
- a CDS encoding C4-dicarboxylate ABC transporter permease — MQKLLKLSCTIDSTNRTMGRLFSWLALVMVLLMFFNVISRYVLNINLVWQQELVGFMHAILFLATAGYTLLDDKHVRVDVLYQQLNKRKKAIVELVGTIIFLFPVCIAIGYFSFEFISSSWEIKESSSEYNGMPGVFVLKSFIWVFCFTLTLQGISTICKSIITLREKR; from the coding sequence ATGCAGAAATTATTAAAACTCTCATGTACTATTGACAGCACAAACCGCACTATGGGCAGGTTATTTTCGTGGCTGGCACTTGTCATGGTGTTGTTGATGTTCTTTAATGTAATTAGCCGTTATGTTTTAAACATAAACCTTGTATGGCAGCAGGAGCTTGTGGGCTTCATGCATGCTATTTTATTTTTGGCGACTGCCGGTTATACCCTGCTTGACGACAAGCATGTGCGTGTTGACGTATTATATCAGCAATTAAATAAACGCAAAAAAGCCATAGTTGAACTGGTAGGTACTATAATATTCTTATTTCCCGTATGTATTGCAATCGGTTATTTTTCGTTTGAATTTATCTCAAGTTCATGGGAGATAAAAGAATCATCGTCTGAATATAACGGTATGCCGGGAGTGTTCGTTTTAAAATCCTTTATCTGGGTATTTTGTTTCACACTTACCTTGCAGGGAATTTCAACCATCTGTAAATCAATTATCACTTTAAGAGAGAAGCGATGA